Proteins encoded by one window of Myxococcus guangdongensis:
- a CDS encoding RHS repeat-associated core domain-containing protein yields MADSTGKLTDQFSIDKDGGASYAFELKVPPGTNGLAPTLGIAYNSGGGDGLLGVGWGLSGLSSITRAGRTVAQDGQHGSINYDLDDRFILDGQRLMAVSGAYGQPQAVYHTEIQTWRKVVPHYPSGWDVQRGPQSFTVHTRDGQTWEYGATVDSRVPASSTVPAIRLWSLNRVTDRHGNFMTVTYEQDAQHNAHYPKLIEYTDNLKKPIAKKRQVRFTFIDRQDIATTYVGGHPVRITRLLSQVQTYVGDTLARTYRFDYQPSRATRRQLLQSVTTEARDTSLPRTTFLWQGQAEADPTLFQTSRALGKNMPGGLRIPMDVSGQGLTDVLHAYHVSLQLRLDLYLSTRTGLEGPFPVDLTGAQLGWGGTFCPLDVDADGHMDLVYAANNGGRLGLTLFKATERNGRWSLVREGPVHGAGPIDLLWGGRLMALDVDGDGRTDLVYATNNASLLKLDVLYSNGSSFAPSAHGATSTHLPFGGHLSALDLDGNGQTDLVHASNDGGFLKLTGLMARPERRGFQQQDTPLLPPSSRVPWGGSLVPIHLNGDGQVDLLNPYTDGSTLHLRALFNTGKGFVVQDLGSTGLRYGAAIPQLMPADVTGKGRDDLVIVGEHQRDGEPTPRRLAVLLNEGGALRLHAKVSQVPPFVTVGESTSAVGLTGVGKADLLHVDGSGAAYLLAATTEYPDLVSRITNGLGGRFELTYKPLTDPAVYTREAPAPDAVDTQSLFNNQLPGATYALAANPGAQSPEVGMSFASRSVQSPRYVVAAYTQVYSETRRHAHTFTFAGARLNLQGRGWMGFAAWSKKDPDTGTAGAITETRYHQDFPRTYAVASQTVRRASDRALMVRSEYDYLTPASSGVHQLQTTQVRKKLYTFAKSDTPDCVQTKAFQYDAYGNATSITQGITGAPGATLYTRQTFQNDVAQHRLGFLTERKLSTDAQGNQPLRWERTTYDASTWDTKTQSRWTGADAWQVYSYQYDDWGNQTRMEDPAKGAVSHTFESTYHTFPSKRVLPTPASGRALEFEFQYDAAQGVLTSQTQPNGAREVHVHDGLGRPVETQRMSPGGALLATMRFQRGQDGTGAYRKTLTRQDWSKDTWLVRTEYVDGFGRVTRTASQGMENGALIGRAILEDTVLDAHDQPLEQSLPYFSGDASKRAQALTYDEYERVVRRETSSAGAAPNVTTYQYPRADKVLLTEGVGTPAPRTRTLTHGFHGDSRSLMELQDGRGNTTRYTYDALGRRLSATDPKVETTFTYDGVDRHTAITTRSGSTTFTRETYAYRDEQREWTHTDGTGQATVFRHDALRRVLSKQAGTARTDYTYDEPTSAYSLGLLTGVQLPDGSAYVYGHDADGNTTSVKLTLDGTAYTLGQDFTPARLVSRIVYPDAAKTEVGYHRDALQRLVRITEGAKEHLVHSDFTALGAPAVARYGNGVRTAWTYTPDGHLLTQDVFTGDEKPAAASTLEWDAFWQVSALRDSLETPQDQSFTYDLLGQLVKAQGGGYGTQDFAYDGACSLTSKAGLTLERAGHQVARGYSPASPDALHARYDGNGSLVELTYQGTTTRFGYDAERRLQEVGQVRFTYDQDGRRLKKAEPDLTTYYVAPCFEVVRFASGARQHTRYILDGDALVASVTVAESGTPPTGQVGVPSLGTRYFHLDNTQSTTLSTDEQGQVASRLDYEPFGQPRLRTGSDDFRRKFTGLELDSTGLYYASSRYYSPLLGNFITADAQMGAPDDRMGAFNRYAYALNDPLTLIDPTGRGFFGAIKNFFTNTLPQWFSKHWEEIVSYAVDIALIAGGIALSFVPGLQGVAAVAIGVAVGGLVGAGLGGLAYNISANAMGKEFSWADWGAQVGIGAAAGAIAGGFSAVGEIAATSLNLASRSLLNIGLRAGVDVIGGVVSGLSSQLIGNAVAGAPLGADLTFAAIFGGVAGGIGSVVASGGKATLSRVARSLDDLDGLADGLRRASYNVANGPTMQLEVEGLRKLVALSLGGTFGTSLGYTLSYLHAEQYFLPGMK; encoded by the coding sequence ATGGCAGACAGCACGGGCAAGCTCACCGACCAGTTCAGCATCGACAAGGACGGAGGCGCCTCGTATGCCTTCGAGCTCAAGGTCCCTCCTGGCACCAACGGCCTCGCCCCCACCCTGGGCATCGCCTACAACAGCGGCGGAGGCGACGGGCTGCTCGGCGTGGGCTGGGGCCTGAGCGGCCTGTCCTCCATCACCCGCGCGGGGAGGACGGTGGCCCAGGACGGGCAACACGGCAGCATCAACTACGACCTGGACGACCGCTTCATCCTGGATGGCCAGCGATTGATGGCGGTCTCCGGCGCGTATGGGCAACCCCAGGCCGTCTACCACACCGAAATCCAGACATGGCGCAAGGTCGTCCCCCACTACCCCTCCGGCTGGGATGTCCAACGCGGCCCCCAGTCCTTCACCGTCCACACCCGCGATGGACAGACGTGGGAGTACGGCGCGACGGTGGACTCCCGCGTCCCCGCCTCCAGCACCGTCCCCGCCATCCGCCTCTGGTCGCTCAACCGCGTCACGGACCGTCACGGCAACTTCATGACGGTGACGTACGAGCAGGACGCGCAGCACAACGCCCACTACCCCAAGCTCATCGAGTACACGGACAACCTCAAGAAGCCCATCGCCAAGAAGCGACAGGTCCGCTTCACCTTCATCGACCGCCAGGACATCGCCACCACCTACGTCGGCGGCCATCCCGTCCGCATCACCCGCCTATTGTCCCAGGTGCAGACCTACGTCGGGGACACGCTCGCCAGGACGTACCGCTTCGACTACCAGCCCAGCCGCGCCACCCGCCGGCAGCTCCTGCAGTCCGTCACCACCGAGGCGCGTGACACCTCGCTGCCCCGCACCACCTTCCTGTGGCAGGGACAGGCGGAGGCGGACCCCACGCTGTTCCAGACCTCGCGCGCGCTGGGCAAGAACATGCCCGGAGGCCTGCGCATCCCCATGGACGTGAGCGGCCAGGGCCTCACGGACGTGCTGCACGCCTACCACGTCAGCCTCCAGCTGCGGCTGGACCTGTACCTCTCCACGCGCACCGGCCTGGAGGGCCCCTTCCCCGTGGACCTGACGGGCGCGCAGCTCGGCTGGGGCGGCACCTTCTGCCCGCTCGACGTGGACGCCGATGGACACATGGACCTGGTCTACGCCGCCAACAACGGAGGCAGGCTCGGCCTGACGCTCTTCAAGGCCACCGAGCGCAACGGCCGCTGGTCGCTGGTCCGCGAAGGCCCCGTCCACGGCGCCGGCCCCATCGACCTGCTCTGGGGCGGCCGGCTGATGGCCCTGGACGTGGATGGCGATGGACGCACGGACCTGGTCTACGCCACCAACAACGCCTCCCTGTTGAAGCTGGACGTCCTCTACTCCAATGGCTCCAGCTTCGCGCCGTCGGCCCACGGCGCCACCTCCACCCACCTGCCCTTCGGCGGCCACCTGAGCGCCCTGGACCTGGACGGCAATGGCCAGACAGACCTGGTCCACGCGTCCAACGACGGCGGGTTCCTGAAGCTCACCGGGCTGATGGCCCGCCCCGAGCGCCGGGGCTTCCAACAGCAGGACACGCCCCTGTTGCCCCCAAGCTCGCGCGTCCCCTGGGGCGGCAGCCTGGTCCCCATCCACCTGAATGGCGACGGGCAGGTGGACCTGCTCAATCCCTACACGGACGGGAGCACGCTGCACCTGCGCGCCCTCTTCAACACCGGCAAGGGCTTCGTCGTGCAGGACCTGGGCAGCACGGGCCTGCGGTACGGCGCCGCCATCCCCCAGCTCATGCCCGCCGACGTCACGGGTAAGGGCCGCGATGACCTGGTCATCGTCGGTGAGCACCAACGCGACGGCGAGCCGACTCCCCGCCGCCTCGCGGTGCTGCTCAACGAGGGCGGCGCGCTGCGCCTCCACGCCAAGGTGTCCCAGGTGCCGCCCTTCGTGACGGTGGGCGAGTCCACCTCCGCGGTGGGCCTGACGGGCGTGGGCAAGGCGGACCTGCTCCACGTGGACGGCTCCGGCGCGGCGTACCTGCTCGCCGCGACGACGGAGTACCCCGACCTGGTCTCCCGCATCACCAACGGCCTGGGCGGCCGCTTCGAGCTCACCTACAAGCCCCTCACGGACCCGGCCGTCTACACCCGGGAGGCGCCCGCCCCGGACGCCGTCGACACCCAATCCCTGTTCAACAACCAGCTCCCCGGCGCGACGTACGCCCTGGCGGCCAACCCCGGCGCGCAGTCGCCTGAAGTGGGCATGAGCTTCGCCTCGCGCAGCGTCCAGTCCCCGCGCTACGTCGTGGCGGCGTACACCCAGGTGTATTCCGAGACACGGCGCCACGCCCATACCTTCACCTTCGCGGGCGCAAGGCTGAACCTCCAGGGCCGCGGCTGGATGGGCTTCGCGGCGTGGTCCAAGAAGGACCCGGACACCGGCACCGCCGGCGCCATCACCGAGACGCGCTACCACCAGGACTTCCCCCGCACCTACGCCGTGGCGAGCCAGACGGTGCGGCGCGCCTCGGACCGGGCTCTGATGGTCCGCTCCGAATACGACTACCTCACGCCCGCGAGCTCCGGCGTCCATCAACTCCAGACGACCCAGGTGCGAAAGAAGCTGTACACCTTCGCGAAGTCGGACACGCCCGACTGCGTGCAGACCAAGGCCTTCCAGTACGACGCCTACGGCAACGCCACCTCCATCACCCAGGGCATCACCGGCGCGCCGGGCGCGACGCTGTACACCCGGCAGACCTTCCAGAACGACGTGGCGCAGCACCGCCTCGGCTTCCTCACCGAGCGCAAGCTCAGCACGGACGCGCAAGGCAACCAGCCGCTGCGCTGGGAGCGCACCACCTACGACGCGAGCACCTGGGACACGAAGACGCAGTCGCGCTGGACGGGCGCAGACGCATGGCAGGTCTACTCGTACCAGTACGACGACTGGGGCAACCAGACGCGGATGGAGGACCCGGCGAAGGGCGCGGTGAGCCACACCTTCGAGTCCACGTACCACACCTTCCCGAGCAAGCGCGTGCTGCCCACGCCCGCCTCCGGACGCGCGCTGGAGTTCGAGTTCCAGTACGACGCGGCCCAGGGCGTGCTGACCTCACAGACGCAGCCCAACGGCGCCCGCGAGGTCCACGTGCACGACGGGCTGGGGCGCCCGGTGGAGACCCAGCGGATGAGCCCTGGCGGGGCGCTCCTCGCGACGATGCGCTTCCAGCGCGGCCAGGACGGCACGGGCGCCTACCGCAAGACGCTGACGCGCCAGGACTGGAGCAAGGACACGTGGCTGGTGCGCACCGAGTACGTGGACGGCTTCGGCCGCGTCACGCGCACGGCGAGCCAGGGAATGGAGAACGGCGCGCTCATCGGTCGCGCCATCCTCGAGGACACCGTCCTGGACGCGCATGACCAGCCGCTTGAGCAGAGCCTGCCCTACTTCAGCGGCGACGCCTCCAAGCGCGCCCAGGCCCTGACCTACGACGAATACGAGCGCGTGGTGCGCCGGGAGACCTCCAGCGCCGGCGCCGCGCCCAACGTCACCACCTACCAGTACCCGCGCGCCGACAAGGTCCTGCTCACCGAGGGCGTCGGAACGCCAGCGCCGCGCACCCGCACGCTGACGCACGGGTTCCACGGGGACTCGCGCAGCCTGATGGAGCTGCAGGATGGCCGCGGCAACACCACGCGCTACACCTACGACGCCCTCGGCCGACGGCTGAGCGCCACGGACCCGAAGGTGGAGACGACCTTCACGTACGACGGGGTGGACCGGCACACCGCCATCACCACCCGCTCGGGGAGCACCACCTTCACCCGCGAGACGTACGCCTACCGCGACGAGCAGCGGGAGTGGACGCACACCGACGGCACCGGCCAGGCGACGGTGTTCCGGCACGACGCGCTCCGGCGCGTCCTGTCGAAGCAGGCCGGCACCGCGCGGACGGACTACACCTACGACGAGCCGACCAGCGCGTACTCGCTCGGGCTCCTGACGGGAGTCCAGCTCCCCGATGGCTCGGCGTACGTCTATGGGCACGACGCGGACGGGAACACGACGTCCGTGAAGCTGACGCTCGACGGGACGGCGTACACGCTGGGCCAGGACTTCACGCCCGCGAGGCTCGTCTCGCGCATCGTCTACCCGGACGCCGCGAAGACGGAGGTGGGCTACCACCGCGACGCGCTCCAGCGCCTGGTGCGCATCACCGAGGGCGCGAAGGAGCACCTGGTCCATTCGGACTTCACCGCGCTGGGCGCGCCCGCGGTGGCCCGGTATGGCAATGGCGTGCGCACGGCCTGGACCTACACGCCGGACGGACACCTGCTCACCCAGGATGTCTTCACCGGCGACGAGAAGCCCGCGGCCGCCAGCACCCTGGAGTGGGACGCCTTCTGGCAGGTGAGCGCGCTGAGAGACAGTCTGGAGACGCCCCAGGACCAGAGCTTCACCTACGACTTGCTGGGCCAGCTGGTGAAGGCCCAGGGCGGCGGGTACGGCACCCAGGACTTCGCCTACGACGGGGCCTGCAGCCTCACCAGCAAGGCCGGGCTGACGCTGGAGCGCGCGGGTCACCAGGTGGCCCGGGGCTACTCCCCCGCGAGCCCCGACGCGCTGCACGCGCGCTACGACGGCAACGGCAGCCTGGTGGAGCTGACGTACCAGGGCACCACCACCCGCTTCGGCTACGACGCGGAGCGGCGGCTCCAGGAGGTGGGCCAGGTCCGCTTCACGTATGACCAGGACGGGCGGCGCCTGAAGAAGGCCGAGCCGGACCTCACGACGTACTACGTGGCGCCCTGCTTCGAGGTGGTCCGCTTCGCCAGCGGCGCGCGGCAGCACACCCGCTACATCCTGGATGGCGACGCGCTCGTCGCCTCCGTCACCGTGGCGGAGTCGGGCACGCCGCCCACGGGGCAGGTGGGGGTCCCCTCGCTGGGGACGCGCTACTTCCATCTGGACAACACGCAGAGCACCACGCTGTCCACCGACGAGCAGGGACAGGTGGCCAGCCGCCTGGACTACGAGCCGTTCGGGCAGCCGCGCCTGCGCACGGGGAGCGACGACTTCCGGCGCAAGTTCACGGGGCTGGAGCTGGACAGCACCGGGCTCTACTACGCGTCCTCGCGCTACTACAGCCCGCTGCTGGGCAACTTCATCACCGCCGACGCGCAGATGGGAGCGCCCGACGACCGCATGGGGGCGTTCAATCGCTACGCCTACGCCCTCAATGATCCACTCACGCTCATCGACCCGACGGGCCGCGGCTTCTTCGGCGCCATCAAGAACTTCTTCACCAACACGCTGCCCCAGTGGTTCTCCAAGCACTGGGAGGAGATCGTCTCCTACGCGGTGGACATCGCGCTCATCGCGGGCGGCATCGCGCTGTCGTTCGTCCCCGGCCTTCAGGGCGTCGCCGCCGTCGCCATCGGCGTTGCGGTGGGCGGACTGGTGGGCGCGGGGCTGGGAGGGCTCGCCTACAACATCAGCGCGAACGCGATGGGCAAGGAGTTCAGCTGGGCGGACTGGGGCGCTCAGGTGGGCATCGGCGCCGCGGCGGGCGCCATCGCCGGGGGCTTCTCCGCGGTGGGAGAGATTGCCGCCACCAGCCTCAACCTCGCCAGCCGGAGCCTGCTCAACATCGGCCTGCGCGCGGGCGTGGATGTCATTGGCGGCGTGGTGTCCGGCCTGAGCAGCCAGCTCATCGGCAACGCCGTCGCGGGCGCCCCGCTGGGCGCGGACCTCACCTTCGCCGCCATCTTCGGCGGCGTGGCGGGAGGCATTGGCAGCGTCGTCGCCTCCGGCGGCAAGGCCACGCTCAGCCGCGTGGCGCGCTCGCTGGATGACCTGGACGGGCTGGCGGATGGCCTGCGCCGGGCCAGCTACAACGTCGCCAACGGCCCCACGATGCAGCTGGAGGTCGAGGGGCTGCGCAAGCTCGTCGCGCTCTCGCTCGGCGGCACGTTCGGGACGTCGCTCGGGTACACGCTCAGCTACCTGCACGCGGAGCAGTACTTCCTGCCCGGCATGAAGTGA